The Nostoc sp. PCC 7524 nucleotide sequence TAAGAGGTTGTTTGAAAAGTGGTTGGCTGTGATTTTGGAGATTTATTGATCCCCGCTACCCCCCTTAAAAAGGGAAATTGAATCAAAGTCCCCCTTTTTAAGCTATCCATTATAAACATATTTACTTAACATTTCGAGAGTATTAACTCATGTCTCTAGAACCCTGATTCGTTCGTTTTTTATTCTCAATAAAAACACTGTTTTAGCGAGAAGAATAAATGGTGATTTGTCAAGTAGGCTTAAAGGTTCAGTCCTTAAGATGCCTATAGAGCAAGGGCTTTAAGATTGTAAAGAAAGATGTGGGTAACGCATAGCTTTTTAAGGGGGATTTAGGGGGATCTAAAATGTTTTGATACCAACAAGAGAACTGTTAAAATCGGGTTAGTTGCAGTCACAGCAAAGGTTTATAAAATAGCCCATACAAAATACCGGACGTAATTTGGAACTTGAACCAGATCCTATGGTTTAATTCACATTAGGCTGAATAAATATCCCTGTACCCCGCGTCAATTCTACAATAGAGTCAGTTGCAATTATCGCCTCACTACATTCACGCTGATGAACACAAAAAACAAACCAGACTGGGCTGGTGAAAGTTTACTCTCCAATTTCGTTAATTTGTTAATTCAAACCAAACCTATTTACGGTGTGATGAAACACCAAGCCAGACAAGTCCTCATCAAAACGGCTGAAAAAAATGGTATTCCCTGGCGCAAAAATTATGAGGCGCTGCAAAAATCGGGAGCAAAACAACTGTTATCAGCAGTGACTAACCCGCGTGTTGTTTACCCCGATTACTACAACGTACCCTTCCATGCCTACTCTGAGGGGAATCTGTGCTGGGAGGCTGCTTTTGAAACGGAATCAGCTACCTATGCGATGGCATTACGGGTATGGCCGCAAGAAAATCTGACTTGGGAAGATGCCCATGCTAGACTCAGAGGCACTTTTCATGATGCCCTGGAGACATACGGGCCTCGGCAAGTCAGGGATATTTTAGATATTGGTTGTTCTGTGGGTGTCTCTACCTTGGCGCTACACCGCTATTACCAACGCCGGGAAAGATATCCAGTTCGCACGGTGGGTTTGGATTTGTCGCCCTATATGCTGGCTGTAGCTAGGACTAGAGATGTTAATAGTGAGATAGCCGAGTGGATTCATGGCAGGGCAGAAAATACAGGCTTACCAGATAACTCCTTTGATTTGGTAACTATCCAGTTTGTCACCCATGAACTCCCAAGTTATGCCAGCCAAGACATTTTCGCCGAGGCTAGAAGGTTACTTAGACCGGGTGGTTATATTGCCTTAGTAGATAATAACCCGCGATCGCCTGTCATCCAAAATCTCCCCCCCGTCCTCTTCACTCTCATGAAAAGTACTGAGCCGTGGAGTGACCAATACTACAGCTTTGACATAGAAGCAGCACTACAAAAAGTCGGTTTCCTAGAACCTGTAACCGTTCCCAGCGACCCCCGACACCGCACAATTATTGCTAGAAAACCAGAGTAAACAAATACTCCGCGCCCCTGTGCGTTTAAAAACTAACTCTATTCAGCATCCCCAAATGCTCACTCACAGGCGCAAGAGTATTAGCTACAATCATCCCACTAGCAGCGACAGCAGGTAAACCAATACCTGGAAACGTCGAATCACCACAGCACATCAACCCAGTTATGGGTGTGCTGTGTCCCGGAAATAAACCCACGCCTGCGGAAATTGCTGGCCCATAAGAACCATGATGACGACGCAAAAATCTTTCATGGCTAAGGGGTGTACCTACCAATGTAATTTCACAACGGGAGCGAATATCGGGAATAATTCTTTCTAAAGCTTGCCACATAACTTCAGCCCGCGATCGCTTCTGCTGCTCATATTCTTTACTTCTCCTGTCCATCCCTTCCCAGAGCATGTAAGGTTCATTACCTGGGGTGTAAACATGAATTACGTGTTTTCCTGGGGGTGCTAGGGATGGGTCGATAATGGAAGGAATTGATACTAATACGACATTTTGAGGCGCATTAATCCCCAATTCCCAATCATTGACTACTATATAATGACAAGCTAAATCTGCTGGTAAACCCTGAGCGTCAATCCCTAAATGCAGGTGCATGAAACTATCACACTCAGGTATGACTTGGCGTTGGGTGCGGAATTTTTCGGGTAATGCTCCCTCTGGTAATAGCTTCAGCGTATCCCAGACCGAAGCATTAGAAACAACTGCTCGCCGCGCCCGAATTTCTTCACCATTTCGCAGCCTCACACCTACGGCGCGTTTACCTTCTAATAAAATTTGCTCAACATGAGCGCCTAATATTAATTCTCCACCATGTTTTTTTAGTCCTTGTACTAAGGCATCCACTAAAGCACCACTACCACCGACAGGGTAATCTAACATTACTCCTGGTTTGTACCAGTCAGCAAACATAAATGCTACTTCGGCGGCATTAGTTCCCGATGCGGGTAGTCCAGAGAGGAGAAAACACAGCAAGTTGAGCCAGTTATAAATAAACGGGTCACGCACCACACCGTTCATGATACGGTCAAAAGACCCTGTTAACTTGAGAACATTGGCAGCGTGTTTAGCTAACGATGGGGCAAATTTACCGACAGTCACAGCTGCACCTATATCTAAGCGTAATGCAGCCGGAGGGAGAGCGATCGCTGCTTGGGCTAGTGGTGTCATCACCCTTTGCAGTTGTCGCCATTCCTTGACTGCATCCTGTCCCCGCAGTCTAGCCAAAACTTCACAAAATTGGTCGCCTCCCACTGAGGTATCAAAATCACCTTCGGGCAAGCAACAGCCCCAGGTATCGTAATTAACACAAGGTAAATCAACACCAATTGCGTCTAGAACTTGGCGTAAAGGATTAACAGAAGGACTGTAAGACAAACCAGAGTAGAGAGAAGGCCCTGAGTCAAACTTAAATCCCTGACGCTCAAAAGAGTGCGCCGCCCCACCTGCTATAGAATGACTTTCACAGACAGTCACCTCCAACCCATAGCGAGCCAAAAGAGCCGCACAACTCAAACCACCAATACCACTACCAATTACGATTACGTCAGTCATTAGTCATTAGTCATTAGTTATTAGTCATTAGTCAAACTCCCCCCAATCCCCAATCCCCAGTCCCCAATCCCCCAAATTTTTTGTCTATCCTAAGAATAGGGGAATCCTTTACGTAAATTGCCAGCAGGTGTCAAATGCTGCAAGTAGAACAGATATTGCATGACCGTTATCAAGTCTTACGACAATTGGGTAACAATGGTATTCGTCAAACTTGGTTAGCAAAAGATTTACAAGCTAATGATACAGAAAATTCGCAAGTTGTAGTTAAGCTTTTAGCTTTTGGTGGTACGGTACAGTGGGATGATTTGAAACTATTTGAACGGGAAGCCCAAATTCTCAAACAGCTAAATCATCCTCGTATTCCCCAATATATAGATTACTTTTGTGTCGATGACCGCAGCCTTTGGTTTGGTTTAGTCCAAGAATATATTCCTGGAGAATCACTCAAGGAAAAACTCACTGCTGGTAAAAGATTTACTGAAAAGCAAGCTAAAAAAATCGCGGTTGAGGTACTAAAAATACTCATGTATTTACATGAGTTAAACCCTGGTGTATTGCATCGAGATATTAAGCCCAGTAATTTAATTTTGGGTGAAGATAAACATATTTATTTAGTAGATTTTGGTGCAGTTCAAGATAAGGCTGCTAAAGAGGGTGTGACTTTTACTGTTGTGGGTACTTACGGTTACGCACCTATGGAACAATATGGCGGTCGTGCCGTTCCAGCCTCCGATTTATATGCACTTGGCGCAACTCTAATTCATCTTTTAACTGGTGTTTCTCCGGCTGAATTACCCCAGCAAGATTTACGCATACAGTTTACAAATTTTGTTAATCTTAGCCCCGGTTTTGTGAAATGGTTGCAAAAACTGACAGAACCAGCACCAGAACAACGTTTTACTGATGCTCATCAAGCTTTAGATACACTGAGAAATGGTTTAGTGGTGAAATCTGCAAGCTTAACCCGACTAGCACCTAGAAAACCTTTTATTAATAATTCTGGTTGTGGAATTAATAATACTACAGAGCTAGTACCGGAAGAAATTCAAGGCTGGAATTGGGGGGCTTTTTTATTACCTTGGTTTTGGTTGTGGAGTAATCAAGTCTGGTTTGGCTTATTTTGTTTTGTACCCCAAATTGGTTGGATAATGACGATCGCACTCGGTGCAAAAGGCAATGAATGGGCTTGGAAAAGTAGACACTGGCGCAGTATTGAACAATTTAAAGACCATCAAAGAGGTTGGGCGATCGCCGGGATTTTAATTGGCGCACCCATGAGTATTATGTTATGGGTGGGTGCGATCGCTTTACTCAAATCAGTTTTTTAAATTGGGAGTAGGGACTGGGGACTGGGGACTGGGGACTGGGGATTGGGGACTGGGGACTGGGGATTGGGGACTGGGGACTGGGGACTGGGGATTGGGGACTGGGTAAAAATTCTACCTCATCTCCCTCATCCCCCACCCTACGGGTAGGCTTACGCCATCGTAAGAGAAGCAAGCTAAATCTCCCTCATCTTCCTCATCTTCCTCATCTCCCTCATCCCCCTCATCCCCCCGTTCCCCTACTTCTTCACTATCCATTCACATTTGATTCAATCAAACCCACAGGACAAGCCACATTTGTCCCACCTAAACCGCAATATCCATTAGGATTTTTAGCTAGGTACTGCTGATGGTAGCCTTCTGCGTAGTAGAACTCAGGAGCATCCAGAATTTCTGTAGTAATTTTCCCGTATCCAGCTTTGCTGAGGGCTGCTTGATAAGCATCCCGTGAGGCTTCGGCTAGCTGTTTTTGCGCTTGTGAATAAACGTAAATCCCTGAACGGTATTGAGTGCCAGCGTCATTACCTTGGCGCATTCCTTGGGTGGGATCATGACTTTCCCAAAATACTTTGAGTAATTCGGTGTAACTAATCACCTTGGGGTCAAACACCACCAACACTACTTCATTGTGTC carries:
- a CDS encoding serine/threonine protein kinase, which encodes MLQVEQILHDRYQVLRQLGNNGIRQTWLAKDLQANDTENSQVVVKLLAFGGTVQWDDLKLFEREAQILKQLNHPRIPQYIDYFCVDDRSLWFGLVQEYIPGESLKEKLTAGKRFTEKQAKKIAVEVLKILMYLHELNPGVLHRDIKPSNLILGEDKHIYLVDFGAVQDKAAKEGVTFTVVGTYGYAPMEQYGGRAVPASDLYALGATLIHLLTGVSPAELPQQDLRIQFTNFVNLSPGFVKWLQKLTEPAPEQRFTDAHQALDTLRNGLVVKSASLTRLAPRKPFINNSGCGINNTTELVPEEIQGWNWGAFLLPWFWLWSNQVWFGLFCFVPQIGWIMTIALGAKGNEWAWKSRHWRSIEQFKDHQRGWAIAGILIGAPMSIMLWVGAIALLKSVF
- a CDS encoding phytoene desaturase family protein, which codes for MTDVIVIGSGIGGLSCAALLARYGLEVTVCESHSIAGGAAHSFERQGFKFDSGPSLYSGLSYSPSVNPLRQVLDAIGVDLPCVNYDTWGCCLPEGDFDTSVGGDQFCEVLARLRGQDAVKEWRQLQRVMTPLAQAAIALPPAALRLDIGAAVTVGKFAPSLAKHAANVLKLTGSFDRIMNGVVRDPFIYNWLNLLCFLLSGLPASGTNAAEVAFMFADWYKPGVMLDYPVGGSGALVDALVQGLKKHGGELILGAHVEQILLEGKRAVGVRLRNGEEIRARRAVVSNASVWDTLKLLPEGALPEKFRTQRQVIPECDSFMHLHLGIDAQGLPADLACHYIVVNDWELGINAPQNVVLVSIPSIIDPSLAPPGKHVIHVYTPGNEPYMLWEGMDRRSKEYEQQKRSRAEVMWQALERIIPDIRSRCEITLVGTPLSHERFLRRHHGSYGPAISAGVGLFPGHSTPITGLMCCGDSTFPGIGLPAVAASGMIVANTLAPVSEHLGMLNRVSF
- the msrA gene encoding peptide-methionine (S)-S-oxide reductase MsrA, which produces MGFFGFGKKLVMPTPEKALPGRTQTMPVPAHHYVNKNPLKPPFPEGMEQAVFGLGCFWGAERKFWQKEGVYTTAVGYAAGYTPNPSYEEVCSGLTGHNEVVLVVFDPKVISYTELLKVFWESHDPTQGMRQGNDAGTQYRSGIYVYSQAQKQLAEASRDAYQAALSKAGYGKITTEILDAPEFYYAEGYHQQYLAKNPNGYCGLGGTNVACPVGLIESNVNG
- a CDS encoding class I SAM-dependent methyltransferase, which translates into the protein MNTKNKPDWAGESLLSNFVNLLIQTKPIYGVMKHQARQVLIKTAEKNGIPWRKNYEALQKSGAKQLLSAVTNPRVVYPDYYNVPFHAYSEGNLCWEAAFETESATYAMALRVWPQENLTWEDAHARLRGTFHDALETYGPRQVRDILDIGCSVGVSTLALHRYYQRRERYPVRTVGLDLSPYMLAVARTRDVNSEIAEWIHGRAENTGLPDNSFDLVTIQFVTHELPSYASQDIFAEARRLLRPGGYIALVDNNPRSPVIQNLPPVLFTLMKSTEPWSDQYYSFDIEAALQKVGFLEPVTVPSDPRHRTIIARKPE